From a region of the Eublepharis macularius isolate TG4126 chromosome 7, MPM_Emac_v1.0, whole genome shotgun sequence genome:
- the LOC129333893 gene encoding lactosylceramide 4-alpha-galactosyltransferase-like: protein MCKVLKLTNVVVSPRLWAVFVVICTFISFKFSWRMTWDAKDKSQAYSFPAEFKCPLSVPSPSPSSGWPSPLSKNVYFVETSEEIKPSFLFMCSVESAARFHPESKIIVLMKGLAKYNITLAKHLNFPLFSCFTNIEIKPLDMKDLFLDTPLADWYFLAQQRWEPYFLPILSDACRIAIMWKFGGIYLDTDFIVLKSLRNLTNVIALQSKSLLNGAFLSFTPRHKFIELCMKEFVENYSRWIWGHQGPQLFTRVFKKWCSNHSLQSSKGCRGITLLPRETFYPIRWQEWRKYFEVIKASELSELLKNTYAAHVWNKKSKGTAGQAAC from the exons ATGTGCAAAGTACTGAAATTAACCAACGTGGTGGTCAGCCCCAGACTCTGGGCTGTGTTTGTTGTCATCTGTACGTTTATCTCCTTCAAGTTTTCTTGGAGAATGACCTGGGATGCCAAAGACAAGAGCCAAGCCTACAGCTTCCCTGCTGAGTTTAAGTGTCCGCTctctgtgccttctccctctccttCATCTGGCTGGCCTTCTCCTTTGTCCAAGAATGTGTACTTTGTGGAGACATCAGAAGAAATCAAACCTAGCTTCCTGTTTATGTGCTCTGTTGAATCAGCAGCCAGGTTTCACCCAGAATCCAAAATTATTGTCCTTATGAAGGGCTTAGCAAAGTACAATATTACTTTAGCAAAGCACTTGAACTTTCCCTTGTTCAGTTGCTTCACCAACATCGAAATCAAGCCTTTGGACATGAAGGACCTTTTCTTGGATACTCCCCTGGCTGACTGGTATTTCCTTGCCCAACAGAGGTGGGAACCTTATTTCTTGCCCATTCTTTCTGACGCCTGCCGAATAGCCATCATGTGGAAATTTGGTGGAATCTACTTAGACACAGATTTCATTGTTCTTAAGAGCTTGAGGAACCTCACCAACGTGATTGCTCTCCAGTCAAAATCTTTACTCAATGGGGCTTTCCTGTCCTTTACACCAAGACACAAATTCATAGAGCTCTGTATGAAGGAATTTGTGGAAAATTACAGCCGTTGGATATGGGGGCACCAAGGCCCACAGCTCTTCACCCGTGTTTTTAAGAAGTGGTGCTCCAACCACAGCCTCCAGAGCAGCAAAGGGTGTAGAGGCATCACTCTTCTCCCACGAGAAACCTTTTATCCCATCCGCTGGCAGGAATGGAGAAAGTATTTTGAAGTGATCAAAGCTTCAGAGCTTTCTGAGCTATTGAAAAATACCTACGCAGCCCATGTCTGGAATAAGAAAAGCAAAGGAA cggcaggccaggcagcttgc